In Papio anubis isolate 15944 chromosome 17, Panubis1.0, whole genome shotgun sequence, the following are encoded in one genomic region:
- the PIP4K2B gene encoding phosphatidylinositol 5-phosphate 4-kinase type-2 beta isoform X6 produces the protein MVFRNLRERFGIDDQDYQNSVTRSAPINSDSQGRCGTRFLTTYDRRFVIKTVSSEDVAEMHNILKKYHQFIVECHGNTLLPQFLGMYRLTVDGVETYMVVTRNVFSHRLTVHRKYDLKGSTVAREASDKEKAKDLPTFKDNDFLNEGQKLHVGEESKKNFLEKLKRDVEFLAQLKIMDYSLLVGIHDVDRAEQEEMEVEERAEDEECENDGVGGNLLCSYGTPPDSPGNLLSFPRFFGPGEFDPSVDVYAMKSHESSPKKEVYFMAIIDILTPYDTKKKAAHAAKTVKHGAGAEISTVNPEQYSKRFNEFMSNILTLLADLWSTGFFGRSGFLQVFHLHSEPATQALRTEPQTALARRETALLLCIGGAVSMALGSHRLLCVWSADHVAIMCLESVTHS, from the exons ATGGTGTTCCGAAACCTTCGGGAGAGGTTTGGGATTGATGATCAGGATTACCAG AATTCAGTGACGCGCAGCGCCCCCATCAACAGTGACAGCCAGGGCCGGTGTGGCACGCGTTTCCTCACCACCTACGACCGGCGCTTTGTCATCAAGACTGTGTCCAGCGAGGACGTGGCGGAGATGCACAACATCTTAAAGAAATACCACCAG TTCATAGTGGAGTGTCATGGCAACACCCTTTTGCCACAGTTCCTGGGCATGTACCGCCTGACCGTGGATGGTGTGGAAACCTACATGGTGGTTACCAGGAACGTGTTCAGCCATCGGCTCACTGTGCATCGCAAGTATGACCTCAAG GGTTCCACGGTTGCCAGAGAAGCGAGCGACAAGGAGAAG GCCAAGGACTTGCCAACATTCAAAGACAATGACTTCCTCAATGAAGGGCAGAAGCTGCACGTGGGAGAGGAAAGTAAAAAGAACTTCCTGGAGAAACTGAAGCGGGACGTTGAG TTCTTGGCACAGCTGAAGATCATGGACTACAGCCTGCTGGTGGGCATCCATGACGTGGACCGGGCAGAGCAGGAAGAGATGGAGGTGGAGGAGCGGGCAGAGGATGAGGAGTGTGAGAATGATGGGGTGGGCGGCAACCTACTCTGCTCCTATGGCACACCTCCTGACAGCCCTGGCAACCTCCTCAGCTTTCCTCGGTTCTTTGGTCCTGGGGAATTCGACCCCTCTGTTGATGTCTATGCCATGAAAAGCCATGAAA GTTCCCCCAAGAAGGAGGTGTATTTCATGGCCATCATTGATATCCTCACGCCATACGACACGAAGAAGAAAGCTGCACATGCTGCCAAAACGGTGAAACACGGG GCAGGGGCCGAGATCTCGACTGTGAATCCTGAGCAGTACTCCAAACGCTTCAACGAGTTTATGTCCAACATCCTGAC ACTTTTAGCAGATCTGTGGTCCACAGGCTTTTTTGGAAGGAGTGGCTTCTTGCAGGTGTTCCACCTGCATTCGGAGCCTGCCACCCAGGCCCTCAGAACTGAGCCACAGACTGCTCTGGCCAGGAGAGAAACAGCCCTGTTGCTCTGCATTGGGGGAG CAGTCTCCATGGCCTTGGGCTCCCACCGACTTCTCTGCGTTTGGTCTGCTGATCATGTTGCCATAATGTGTTTGGAAAGTGTAACACATTCTTAG
- the PIP4K2B gene encoding phosphatidylinositol 5-phosphate 4-kinase type-2 beta isoform X4, translated as MLMPDDFKAYSKIKVDNHLFNKENLPSRFKFKEYCPMVFRNLRERFGIDDQDYQNSVTRSAPINSDSQGRCGTRFLTTYDRRFVIKTVSSEDVAEMHNILKKYHQFIVECHGNTLLPQFLGMYRLTVDGVETYMVVTRNVFSHRLTVHRKYDLKGSTVAREASDKEKAKDLPTFKDNDFLNEGQKLHVGEESKKNFLEKLKRDVEFLAQLKIMDYSLLVGIHDVDRAEQEEMEVEERAEDEECENDGVGGNLLCSYGTPPDSPGNLLSFPRFFGPGEFDPSVDVYAMKSHESSPKKEVYFMAIIDILTPYDTKKKAAHAAKTVKHGAGAEISTVNPEQYSKRFNEFMSNILTLLADLWSTGFFGRSGFLQVFHLHSEPATQALRTEPQTALARRETALLLCIGGAVSMALGSHRLLCVWSADHVAIMCLESVTHS; from the exons ATGCTAATGCCAGATGACTTCAAAGCCTACAGCAAGATCAAGGTGGACAATCATCTCTTCAATAA GGAGAACCTGCCCAGCCGCTTTAAGTTTAAGGAGTATTGCCCCATGGTGTTCCGAAACCTTCGGGAGAGGTTTGGGATTGATGATCAGGATTACCAG AATTCAGTGACGCGCAGCGCCCCCATCAACAGTGACAGCCAGGGCCGGTGTGGCACGCGTTTCCTCACCACCTACGACCGGCGCTTTGTCATCAAGACTGTGTCCAGCGAGGACGTGGCGGAGATGCACAACATCTTAAAGAAATACCACCAG TTCATAGTGGAGTGTCATGGCAACACCCTTTTGCCACAGTTCCTGGGCATGTACCGCCTGACCGTGGATGGTGTGGAAACCTACATGGTGGTTACCAGGAACGTGTTCAGCCATCGGCTCACTGTGCATCGCAAGTATGACCTCAAG GGTTCCACGGTTGCCAGAGAAGCGAGCGACAAGGAGAAG GCCAAGGACTTGCCAACATTCAAAGACAATGACTTCCTCAATGAAGGGCAGAAGCTGCACGTGGGAGAGGAAAGTAAAAAGAACTTCCTGGAGAAACTGAAGCGGGACGTTGAG TTCTTGGCACAGCTGAAGATCATGGACTACAGCCTGCTGGTGGGCATCCATGACGTGGACCGGGCAGAGCAGGAAGAGATGGAGGTGGAGGAGCGGGCAGAGGATGAGGAGTGTGAGAATGATGGGGTGGGCGGCAACCTACTCTGCTCCTATGGCACACCTCCTGACAGCCCTGGCAACCTCCTCAGCTTTCCTCGGTTCTTTGGTCCTGGGGAATTCGACCCCTCTGTTGATGTCTATGCCATGAAAAGCCATGAAA GTTCCCCCAAGAAGGAGGTGTATTTCATGGCCATCATTGATATCCTCACGCCATACGACACGAAGAAGAAAGCTGCACATGCTGCCAAAACGGTGAAACACGGG GCAGGGGCCGAGATCTCGACTGTGAATCCTGAGCAGTACTCCAAACGCTTCAACGAGTTTATGTCCAACATCCTGAC ACTTTTAGCAGATCTGTGGTCCACAGGCTTTTTTGGAAGGAGTGGCTTCTTGCAGGTGTTCCACCTGCATTCGGAGCCTGCCACCCAGGCCCTCAGAACTGAGCCACAGACTGCTCTGGCCAGGAGAGAAACAGCCCTGTTGCTCTGCATTGGGGGAG CAGTCTCCATGGCCTTGGGCTCCCACCGACTTCTCTGCGTTTGGTCTGCTGATCATGTTGCCATAATGTGTTTGGAAAGTGTAACACATTCTTAG